The segment GGCACGGGCAGCTCCTTCCCCGGCAGGCGGCCTTCAAGGCGGGCATCCCCAAGGAGGTGGACGGGTACCAGGTGGACATGGTCTGCGCCTCGGGGATGATGGCCGTTATGAACGCCGTGCAGTTCCTGCGCACGGGGGAGGCCCACCTGGTGCTGGCCGGGGGGATGGAGTCCATGAGCCAGGCGGGGTTCTACCTCTCCCACCGGGCGAGGTGGGGGTACAAGTTCCTCATGGGGGCGCCGGAGAGCCTGCAGGACATCCTCCTCCAGGATGGCCTCTCCGACCCCTTCACCGGCGAGGCCATGGGGGAGCAGGCGGAAAGGCTGGCCCAGGACTACGGAATCACGCGCCAGGAGGTGGACGAGGCCGCCTACCACTCCCACCGGCGGGCGGCGGAGGCCACGGAAAAGGGCTTCTTTGCGGAGGAGATCGCCCCCATGGAGCTTCCCGGGAGGAAGGGGCCGGTGGGGGTGGATAAGGACGAGGGGATCCGTCCTGAGACCACCCCGGAGTCCCTGGCCGCCCTCAAGCCCGCCTTCCGCAAGGACGGCATCCTCACCGCGGGGAACGCCAGCCAGATCTCCGACGGGGCGGCGGCGCTTCTCCTGGCCTCGGAGGAGGCGGTCAAGGCCCACGGCTTGAAGCCCCTGGCCCGGGTGCTGGGCGGGGCCTGGGCGGCGGGGGAGCCCTGGCGCTTCCCCGAGGCCCCCATCCCCGCGGTGAAGCGTCTGCTGGACCGGCTTGGCATGCGGATGGAAGACTTCGGCCTCTTTGAGAACAACGAGGCCTTCGCCCTCAACAACGTGCTCTTCCACCGCCTCCTGGGGGTGCCTTACGAGCGCCTGAACGTCTTCGGGGGAGCCGTGGCCCTGGGCCACCCCATCGGGGCCAGCGGGGCCAGGATCCTGGTCACCCTCCTGAACGCCCTGAGGCAGAAGGGGGAGGAAAGGGGCCTTGCCGCCATCTGCCACGGCACCGGGGGGTCCACCGCCTTCGCGGTGGAGCGGGTCTAGACCAACCCGTCCAGCTCGAAGGCCTCGAGGTGAAAGGCCTCGAGGGCTATCCTAAAATCCCCCTCGCGGGCCAGGAAGCGGGCGGCCTCGCGAAGGGTTTCTTCCACCCATGCGGGGTCGTTGCCCAGGACGCTCAGGCCCACCACCTCAAAGCCCCAGGCGTCCAGGCCGTAAAGCCTGGCCGCGCTGACGGGGAAGCGGGCCTTCACCCGTTCTAGGGCCGGCTTGATGAGGGCCCGTTTCTCCTTGAGGCTCCGGGCCGGGGTCTCCAGCCGGGCGGTGTAGAGGCCGAGGTAGGCTTTCATGGCGGGCCCTAGGCCCAGTTTAGAACATGGGCCCGATGCGGAAGTGAAGCCTTCCCGTGGGGCTTTCCGGGCTGAAGGCGTAGTCCAGGCGCAAGGAGGGGAGAAGGGCCCCAAAGAGGTCCAGATCCAGCTGGAAGCCCAAGCCCGCCCCCCACTTCACCCCGCCGGTGTTGTCGGCGATCCCCAAGTCGGTGAAGAGGATGCCGTAGAGGTTGGTGCCCCCCTGGGGGGAGAGGTTGAAGTTGTAGCGGTACTCCACGCTGGCCGTGGCGAAGGAAAGCCCCCCGTACTTGCGGTCCTCGTAGCCCCTGAGGAGGAAGGCCTCGG is part of the Thermus caldilimi genome and harbors:
- a CDS encoding DUF503 domain-containing protein gives rise to the protein MKAYLGLYTARLETPARSLKEKRALIKPALERVKARFPVSAARLYGLDAWGFEVVGLSVLGNDPAWVEETLREAARFLAREGDFRIALEAFHLEAFELDGLV
- a CDS encoding thiolase family protein, which gives rise to MNEVYIVSTMRTPIGRFGGALKDVSPVELGAHAMRAALARAGVEGKALDLYVFGNVLRAGHGQLLPRQAAFKAGIPKEVDGYQVDMVCASGMMAVMNAVQFLRTGEAHLVLAGGMESMSQAGFYLSHRARWGYKFLMGAPESLQDILLQDGLSDPFTGEAMGEQAERLAQDYGITRQEVDEAAYHSHRRAAEATEKGFFAEEIAPMELPGRKGPVGVDKDEGIRPETTPESLAALKPAFRKDGILTAGNASQISDGAAALLLASEEAVKAHGLKPLARVLGGAWAAGEPWRFPEAPIPAVKRLLDRLGMRMEDFGLFENNEAFALNNVLFHRLLGVPYERLNVFGGAVALGHPIGASGARILVTLLNALRQKGEERGLAAICHGTGGSTAFAVERV